GAGATCATTATTAGTACTCCTGAAAAGTGGGATGCACTTTCTCGCCGGTGGAAGCAACGGAAACCTGTCCAGCAAGTCAGCTTATTTATTGTTGATGAGCTTCATCTAATTGGATCTGAGAAGGGACATGTCCTGGAAATAGTTGTTTCCCGGATGAGGCGTATTTCAAGTCATATTGGCAGTAACATCCGGATTGTGGCGCTTTCAGCGTCCCTTGGAAATGCTAAAGATCTTGGAGAATGGATTGGCGCTACTGCTCATGGTCTTTTCAACTTCCCCCCAGCAGTGCGGCCAGTCCCATTGGAAATACACATCCAGGGTGTGGATATAGCAAATTTTGAGGCAAGAATGCAAGCAATGGCAAAGCCAACATACACTGCCATCACACAACATGCAAAGAGTGGTAAGCCTGCCCTGGTGTTTGTGCCGACACGGAAGCATGCAAGGTTGACTGCGTTGGACTTGTGTGCATACTCGAGTGCTGAGGGTGGCGGTACACCGTTCCTTCTTGGGTCTCAAGATGAGATGGATACTTTCATTGGAGGTGTCAATGAAGAAACGCTTAAAAATACGCTGAGGTGTGGTGTGGGCTACTTGCATGAGGGCCTTAGTGACCTTGATCAGGAACTTGTGACTCAGCTCTTTCTTGGTGGGAGGATCCAAGTGTGTGTTGCAAGCAGCACGATGTGCTGGGGGAGATCATTGCCTGCTCATTTGGTTGTTGTGATGGGAACCCAGTATTATGATGGTCGGGAGAGTGCTCATACTGATTATCCAATCACTGATCTGCTACAGATGATGGGTCATGCTAGCAGGCCTCTTCAAGACAACTCAGGGAAGTGTGTTATATTGTGCCATGCACCTCGGAAGGAATACTACAAGAAGTTCCTATTTGAGGCCTTCCCTGTGGAGAGTCATCTCCACCATTTCTTGCATGATCATATGAATGCCGAGGTTGTTGTGGGTGTCGTAGAAAACAAACAAGATGCAGTGGACTATCTCACATGGACTTTCATGTACAGGCGGCTGAACAAGAACCCCAACTACTACAATCTGCAGGGTGTAAGTCACAGGCATCTGTCAGATCATCTTTCTGAGCTAATCGAGACAGTGTTGAATGACCTGGAGTCAAGCAAATGTGTGGCTGTAGAGGAGGATATGTACCTGAAGCCGCTCAACCTTGGTCTCATTGCTGCGTACTACTACATCAGCTACACCACTATCGAACGGTTCAGTTCGATGCTAACTCAGAAGACCAAGATGAAAGGCCTCCTGGAAATTCTAGCTTCGGCATCAGAATATGCAGAGCTTCCAAGTCGCCCAGGTGAAGAGGAATACATTGAGAGGCTAGTCCGTCACCAGAGGTTTTCTATTGACAAGCCCAAGTATGGCGATCCACATGTCAAGGCCAACGCCCTGCTGCAGTCCCACTTTGCAAGGCACACGGTGGTAGGGAACCTGGCAGCCGACCAACGGGAGATCCTCCTTTCTGCCCATAGGCTGCTCCTGGCGATGGTTGATGTTATCTCCAGCAGCGGATGGCTCACTCTGGCTCTGAATGCAATGGAGCTGAGCCAGATGGTGACGCAAGGCATGTGGGATCGTGACTCTGTGCTGCTCCAACTCCCACACTTCACGAGGGACCTGGCCCGGAGATGCCAGGAAAATGAAGCGAAGCCCATCGAGAGCATCTTCGATCTGGCTGAGATGAGCATCGATGAGATGCGGGACCTGTTGCAGCTGTCAAACTCTGAGCTGCAGGATGTCGTCGTGTTCTTCAAGCGGTTCCCCAACGTCGACATGACTTACGAGGTCCGCGAGGGCGACGACATAAGGGCCGGTGACAACGTGACCTTGCAGGTGACTCTGGAGCGCGACATGACCAACCTGCCCAACTCCGAGGTCGGCCCGGTTCACGCCCCCAGGTTCCCCAAGACCAAGGAGGAAGGGTGGTGGCTGGTGGTCGGCGACAGCTCCACCAAGCAGCTGCTGGCTATCAAGAGGGTCACCCTCCAGAAGAGGGCCCGTGTGAAGCTCGAGTTCACCGCCGCCGCGGAGCCAGGGACGAAGGACTACATGATCTACCTGATGTCGGACTCGTACCTCGGCTGCGACCAGGAGTACGAGTTCACCATCGACATCAAGGAAGCTGGAGGCGACTAATTTCAAACACCCAAAACTCTTTTTTATACTGGGTTTTTGCTCTTATGTAGACAATATTATGTGACCTGGAACTTATCATCTTTTTGTCTGTAATGTAACACCTGAAGTTTAGCTTTGATTCAGTGTAACATGATGCACACGTACGTTATTGTGTTTTTGTATGGCGACGAGGAGGATCTACACTAGTTGCGGTTTGCACTTATGCATCTGTTTCAGCACCTTTCTTTCCCTGATGATGGTTTGCTGATGAGTATCCATTGTTCTTGTGATGTTCTTATCTGATGTTTCTTAATTTTATTTGTCAGTGATTGGCAACAATTACCGCAGTGGTGATAATAGGATTAAGTTCAGTCTGATTAACATGTTATTGTGTTTTTTTGCCAGTGAATATATGAAATGATCCATAAGGCATTTGTCTCACCATTACCTTGGTGATACAATATTAGTAGAATGATTGTAGATTGGTTTGGTTAAGTAGAAATTttgtgatttttagaagtttatgcCCCAATAGTTGTGGTTTTGTGGTGTTCACTCTTCTCCTTGGTGTCAATTTTAAGTGCCGACCCGGTTCCAAATTTATTTTTTTGAAATGTGGCAAAAGATTTGCCACATGTATTATTTAAGAAGGGAATAGAGTGTTTTTGTTACAAGCCTCCCTTTTGTTTGGGTTGTAATTAGTTTTCATGGGGAGTGATGATAAATGGTGTGAGCATCTTTATTGACCAATGATGATAAAATATATGTTGAAGGAATAGTAATGATAAAGGATTTTTTTTTCATGCCGAGTACATTTCACATTTATGTTTACTGCCAATGCGAGCCCTTCAAGGCAATGTTAGATAATGTAAATGCATGGCAATTATCATTTTGCTGGATCGCCCAATATCCATAGACACACCAACTATACCGCGACGGATATTGATCACCGGTGGATCCATCAAAATTTTTGTTGTGTGAATGTGTCAAAACCGCCCTAACTGTGTATGCATATCTCGGATATATTGAGCACCAATCATTCGGTACCTTCATTTAGTACCTGATCTTTCAGACGTCAACTATTTCATAACTTGTTGGCTCCTCCAGAAAAGGAGACACTAAGAGCAATCTATTCCAACAAGAAGTTTTACAAACTTTCTAAAGAAGCAATGATGTGGAGAACACCTGCTTAAAGCTGGTTGCCCCACCATACTTGCTGCAATTTTCACCACCAATGCATCTCATCACAGATTAAATGGAGCAATTTCCaaatatgctactccctccgtttcaaaatagaaagtAACCAGATTTAAGACAATGTAATGCGTGACAAAAAAAATCTTGTAGGTTTGATATCGACAAACAATTGATAATAAATAGACTGGATATAGAAATACACGGTGCCCACGCTTCATTTGTCAACCTCTTGATACGGAAACCATGAAAAATCACATGAAGAAATTCAGGAGGCTTAGATATAGAGTTCAACTTTTTAGCCAATGCAGTTGCTGCCAAACATTGCCACGGCGGGGAGGGAACACGCTAAGGACGAGTAATGCGCTTTTACGTTTGGAAAGCGTAAAAGCTGCCCCCCAAGTGCGCTTTGGTCCGCTCTAGGCTAGGGGAGCATCACCCGCCCCCAAATCAGAAATCGGCGCCTCCATTGGTTCGATCCGCCGCCAGCCCGGGCCAGCCACGACGGTCAGGTTCCGGTCCCGGCGGCAAAGCTCGGCGCCATGGCGATTGGATGCGGTGGGAGTCGGGCGGCGAGCTGCGGTGGTTCTATCGCGTCAGGCGCTTCGGTCGCGGACGCGGCGGCGGTTCCAATGGCGTCGCGTCGCCGCTGCGGTGGTTCCGTTCCGGCGCGGCCGTGGGGGTGGGGTCGCGGCGGTGGCGCAACCACCAAACCAAGAAGGCAGTGTCCGGGCCGGTCGACGTCGCTGCTGTCCGTTTTACCCCAACCCAGCTGCAATTTCGGTCACTCATATCTCTGTACTCGATCCATCCACCAGCTGCACTGTCGGTCACTCATTTCTCTGCATTCAATCCAACAGCTGCAATGTCGGGTCACTCATTGCTGCCGGAGTTGCCGTCGTTTGTACACGATGAGAAATCCAACTTTACCCTCTGTACTAGCGACGTCAAGTGTGAACGTCGGAGACGAAGCAGTGCCGCTCATTACTCCGTCAGCTGCAATGTCACCGTCACTCATTATTCCCCATCAACCCATCACCTGCAGTGTCTGGGCCACTCATTCATTACTAGTAGTACTCTATCAATCCATCATCTGCTCCATTGCACCAGCACCTCTGGCTGGATCTCCATTTTGCTCCACCCGCAAGAGCTAGCATTGCCACCTGCACCTCCTCCAGCAGAGCCAGAGGGACAAGAGAGGCATGGAGGCGACGGCGGTTAGCGTGGGCAAGGCCGTTCTCGACGGCGCGCTCGGCTACGCCAAGTCCAAGGCAGCCGAGGAAATCGCCCTGCAGCTTGGCGTCGAGCGTGATGTGGACTTCATCAAGGACGAGCTGCAGATGATGCAGTCGTTTCTGATGACGGCCGATGAGGAGCAAAGCCAGAACAAGGTGCTCACCACATGGGTGAAACAGGTGGGGATACTGGCCTACAAAGTGGAGGATAGCCTCATGGATTTTGGCCTTCACTCTGAGAAAAAACCATTCTTAGGGTGCATTCCCCGCAATCCAATGGATCGACGCCGCATCGCCAAGGAGGTGAAGGAGCTTAGGGCCAAGGTGGAGGACGTGAGCAACAGGAACCTGCGCTATCGCCTCATCAAGGAGAGCTCAGGCTCCAAGCCTACAGCGGCAGAGGAGCAGGCCAAAATTGCCACTGAAGCAATGTTTGGCATGAACCAAGCAAGGCTTACTGCCTTGGACCGTGGAAAATCATCAGAGGTGAACCTCCAACAGCTGATTACCAGCAACGATGTGGACCTTAGGGTGATCGCCGTGTGGGGCTGTAGTGGTGATCTTGGGAAGACGTCTGCCATCCAGGAGGTTTATGATGACCCGAAGGTATTGGAAACGTTTGGATTCTGTGCTTGGATTAGGTTGATGCATCCTTTCAATCCACAAGAGTTTCTCAGAAGCTTGGTAAGACAATTTTATGAAAATTCACATGATGATGCTGGAAAGGCGGAACAAGAAACAAGTGTCGGGGCTAATGTTCTGGCCAAGATGGAGAAGATGGATCAAAGTGATTTAGTTCGGCTGTTTAATGCGCAGCTGTGTAGCAATAGCTACCTTGTTGTCATTACCGACCTGTCCACAATAGAAGAGTGGCATTGCATTAAGAAGTACTTTCCTGACAACAAGAGACAAAGTAGAATCATCGTTTCCACTCAGCAAGATGAAATTGCATGCTTGTGCACAGAGAAACCGTATCAGATGTCCAAGTTCAGGCAGTTGTCATATGATCAAATTATTTATTTGTTCCACAAGAAGGTAAATATTTTTCTTGCATGGTCTCTGTTATTGATTTGCTTCTTTTTCTTTATGGATGATTGATTCTTATTTTCATTTCACGTCTAATTGCAGACTTCACCGGAACAGATCAGTTTAATAGACAACACCGATAAAGCAATGGTTGCTGCTGTGGAGAAGGAGAAACTGAAGGTGGGACTCTGAAATTCAAATCTTGAGTTCTCTGTCCATGGATTACGTTTGGGTTGTATAAATGTTTCAGCAGTATGTTCTGTTTATCAACACGCACCATGCACACAAATGTTCGCAACCAAGCAGTCTAGCTAGCTAGCTTAAACAACTTTATATGGACGAGCTAATCCTGGTGCTCAAACAAATTTAACAAActttaatttgagagaaataaaactGAGACATACCTCATAGTCGAATTTACGCTAATTGAAAAGCACATTGTTCTTTAAAGTTGTACTGAGGATACATATGAACTTGGATAATTTGTTGGGTATAATGCTCTCACTAAGTGTGTCAAACATCTGCGTATGAGTGAGCTAATCCTGGTGCTCAAACATATTTAAGAAACTTTGGAGGGAAACAAAGCTGAGACATGTGAGATATGCCTCTTACGTGTGCACTTGAAAATCCTCAACATCTAAAATGACACGCAAGTAGTCTAGATGTGAAAGTGTGGAGATCACAAGTACATAAATTCTCATAGATCTGTTTCTTTGTTCAGGTTATTCATGCATCATGTTCTGCTGCTGAGCCCATTTCTGACTCAAACAAAGTTACTACTAGTGAGAAACACACAGCAGTGCCCGCCGGTGAAATACTGGAGGAAGATCAAAAACCTAACAATGCAGATGGCGACAAAATTTGCAACTCAACTGCTAGAAAGAAGTTCGATCGCAGCAGGACACTGGCACTGGCTGATGAAGTGCTATGTGGGCGAGAAACTGAGAAAACTAATGTCATCAATTTAGTTGGCCAACCAGAAAAGAATCGAGGCTGTAAGGTGGTTTCTGTTTGGGGAATGGGTGGTCTTGGAAAAACCACCCTCGTCCGGAGCATCTACCGAAGCCAAGAGCTTGGTGTCTTGAAGCGTGCTTGGGCCACTGCATTGCGTCCTTTTAACCCTGAGGTACTCCTTAGAGATTTGGCTCTGCAGCTTCAGAATACTATTCAAGAAGAGCCTGCTAGTGCAACGGCAATTGAAGCACGAAAGAAAATGTTAGCCGGGATGAAACTTGAAGATTTGGAGGAGCAGGTAGCTGATGTACTAAAAATAGAAGAGTGCCTTGTTGTTCTTGATGATGTATCGACCACTTTTGAATGGGACTTGGTCAAACATTGTTTGGGCAATGCTAGAAGGATCATAGTCACCACAAGAAAAAAAGATATTGCCAAACATTGTTCAATAGAGGACAAGTACATCTGCCATCTTGATGGTCTGAAAGATGATGCTGCACTTGACCTCTTCATGAAGAAGGTAATTTTATAACTAGTATACTTTCTTCCCTTTCATATAGGTTCTGCTTCACGTTACATTAGTTACATGTGACATTATATTTCTAAGTTAGGCATTTCTTTCAATCTGGATTTAGAAGTATAAAGGATGACATCTTTGCACAAAATGTTTAAACTCTATTAGTTTTGTACATACAAAATGTTAGATCTAGGAAGATGTCCACCATTAGATCTGGACCGGCTTGCTAAATTTTGGGAAGGCGCCATGATGGGCTAGGCATGTTGGGACCTCCACATGGTGGTTGATGATGGGCCGGTGGTGGCCATCAGCTGACATGTTTGTCAATACTATCGGGATTCTGCGGGTGGCATTGCTGTAGATTCGCTGGATGCCAGGGCAGCAACAAGCTTGTTGTCATGCCCATGTGAGCCATGGCTGGCTGCTTGTTGGATCTGTGGGGCATTGTCTAGTTCGCAGGTGCATGGCAGCGCCTACGATGTGTTGGTATTATGGCTTCACGTGACAAGGGAGTGGCTCATTGAGGAAATTGTGCCATGCCGTCCTGTCGATGTGGCACGAACGCCTATTTTTGCTGGTATCTGAGTGCATCGAGGGTTTCTGGACGACAACCATGTTTGGCTAGCATGAGTTGTCTGCATTATGGTTCAATGGTCGGTCAACATCTGGTAGCTCAGAAGTTCGTCGCGATAGATGTAGGGTGGGGCTTTGTGGGGGCAATGCCATAGCTAGTTTGCCAGCCACGGTTGGTGGGTCAACATCTTTATTCTGATTTTTCTTGTGTGCTTGTCTTGGGCCTACCGGagcttcctcctcctcattgtgTGTGTAACACCCTATATGTCCTACTTGGTGGGAGGATACACCTTGGGTGTGGCAGGTGCGCGTTTGTCGATGGTGTGAGGTGGTAATTCACTGTCGTTGTTGGGTAACCGTTTTCTCTCAAGGTTGGATGGCCTAGCTCTGCCCTTCTTGCTATGTTCTCTCTCCCCATGACAGGTTTCGGCTGGTCTATGTTATAGCAAGTGTGTGTGTGGAAGGCATTAATGTCGTTGTTTATTTGGTGGAGTATGTGTTGTAATGAGTGTCTAGTGGTTATCAGCTGCTGTCCTCTGTGTTGGTGTTTGTTTGCAATGGCATAGTCTTACTCTTGTATTTCTTTttattagtgcaacaagaccaaagcATTTGTGCTCTCTTGGAAAAAAAAAAGTTACATAAAGAGATTGCAGTTGATTTGAGCAGTTAAAGTACAAATTTTGTGCCCTCAATTTTTTTTCCCACATGCCGCAGAAATGCAACAAAGATTTTTGTTGAGATTGGAGCAATCAACTTCATTCCTTTTTGCCCTGGAAACGATGTTGTATACGTTTTGCCTCCTTGAGTTAGTTGCAGCGTCAAATGTTCTCACCATACTCAAGTAATTGTACTTGTTTGTTTAACGGAAGTTATCAAAGTAGCTAAATTACTTTGTTAGGAGTGATTCTTTTTGTTGCAGGTATTGCTTGGAGTGGGTCTTGTCAGAAAattaaaatgtcttccttttgttGTTATTGTTTGGagtgaatcttgtcatgaaaataaaattgccaacCTGACATCAGGTTTGTTATCAGGCTTATTCATACAAATTTCAAGGGCTAAAGTAGCAAAAAAAATGTCCACAAATTTATTTTCCATTTCATGGGCAAAAAGTTGTATTATTAGAATTTTGTGAAGTACATAATTTTTTTCCCAGAACATGTGCTTCACGGTGCATATTTGAATTATAACAGTATTTATGATTACATTGATTAGTGCACACCCATGATACAAGGAAATTCCAATGCTTAGggaattttccatatgcagagaaTTTCAGTTTAATATCCCTTCGTAATTCCAACAAAATGTTAAGTCCAAGGAGGAGATACAAGTTTTATCGCAAAGTTACCCTAAGGGTCGGGGCTTTGGCTTCCAGAAGCCACAAGTTGAACCTAAGACAATCAAGTTCATATTATTTCATATTTTTAATTTAGCATCAGTAAATCTTTAATCCAAATAGTTGACTTTGTCAAATCATGTCCGTCGCAGGTATTCAAGGACAATTTTGAAGTAAATTATTTAGCCCCAGCTATGATGGAGCAAGCAAAGCTTATCCTGCAGAAATGTGCTGGACTGCCCCTTGCAATATCGACTATCGGTGGATTCCTTGCCACTAAGCCAAAAACTGCTAATGAATGGAGGAAGATGAGTGATGGCATTAGCATTGAATTGGAGATGAATCCTGAACTTAGGACAATAAGGACAGTTCTTATGAGGAGCTACTATGGTTTGCCATACCATCTCAAGTCTGCTTTCTTATACCTATCCATATTTCAAGAAGATCAGAGAATTAGGTGGGGTCGCTTGATGAGGCGGTGGATTGCAGAGGGTTACTCAAGGGATATGCAGGGCATAACTGCAGCTGGACTCTGTCGGAGGTACTTTGATGAGCTCTTGGATAGGAGTATGATCCTGCCAGGGGAAGGGACAGACCAATACAGTCAGAAAATCAGTTCTTGCCTACTCCATGATATGATCCGTGAAATATGCATCTCAAAGGCTAGGGAGGAAAACCTTTTTTTGACGCTGGAGGAAGGATGTTGTTTGAGTGACACGCAGGGTGCAATACGTCATCTTGTCATTGGCAGCAACTGGAAAAGGGATAAAGATGTGTTGGAGAGCAAGCTAGACTTGTCACACGTACGGTCATTGACCGTGTTTGGAGAGTGGAGATCGTTTTTCATTTCCGACAATATGAGGTTTGTGCGAGTGCTCGACTTAGAAGACACACTGGGGTTTAGAAATCATCATCTTGATCAAATCGGGCAGCTCCGTCACCTCAAGTACCTTTCTCTTCGAGGATGTTGGAGCATTTTATGTCTGCCTAATTCTTTCCGGAATTTGAGGCACCTCGAAACACTGGATGTTAGAGGTACACGCATATCTGAGTTGCCAACAATAATCACTGAGCTTCGGAAGCTACAACACCTTCATGCAGATGATTATGGGGATCGTATTGGTGTTAGGGGAGAGGATGACATAGTTCATAAGTATCACAAGTTTAGAGGTCATCTTTTCTTGAGACCACAAGTTTTAGATGCTGGTTTGAACAGGAATGATATATTCAATCTATACCGCTTCCAGCAGGAGGAGAACCTATATGGCATTATTCTTCCTAAAGGGATTGGTAAATTGAAGACCCTTCATGCACTAGGTGCTGTTGATGTTTCTTGGAGAAATGGAAATGCCATTGTAAAAGAGTTCCGAGAGCTTACTGAGCTACGTAACCTTAAAGTGGGTGGTGTGAGCTGCAGAAACATCAATGAGTTATGGTCTGCCATTGCTGGCTATAGTCAACTTAAATCTCTGTCAGTTCAAATAGGTGGCCCGGACAAGAGGAATGCGTTAGATGGCTGTTTGGGTGAGGGTTTGTTACCATCAAACAGCCTTGAGAGCCTCCATCTGTGGGGTAAGCTTGTCAATGTAACAAAGTGGATCAATACGCTTCAGAATCTCACCAAGTTGGTGCTAAGGCGGAGCAGATTGGAGCAAGATGACGCCATACAAGCCCTTGGATTTCTACCGAATCTTGTAGTTCTACGACTGAGGATGGATTCGTTCGATGGGACACAGCTCCATGTCAAGAGCTCATCTTTCCCGAGTCTCATAGTGCTGGAGTTGCAATGGTTAGACAACCTCCAGTCGGCGCTGTTTGAAAAAGACGCAATGCCTAAGCTCGAGTTGCTACAAATTGGTCAGTGCAAAAATCTGAATGGATTCTCCGGGCTGCCAGCCCTCGGAAGCCTCAAGGAGATTCGGTTGGGTAGTTATGATCTCAGTGAAACATTGAAGGTATCGGTGCAGAGTCGGGTAGCGGAGCATATAAATCACGTCAGAGTGAATATTGTTTGACTAAACTTTGTTTATATGTATGTATATGTAGATTCCATGGGAGACCAAAGATTGGTGCGTGCACTCGCTCTTGTAATGGTTCCTCTAGTACTGTTGcaatatgtatatgtatatgtatgtatatgtaGAGTCACTACTTTGACCGAATAGGCATTTCTTTTGGTTTTGGCTCCTGCTGCAGTAATGGATGATGGCATGTCATTGCTTATGTGGCCTAACTGAAGTATCTCCTCTGCTCTTAATTTCTACTACTAGCCGCTACTGCTGCCTATCCCCATCCCCAATCCTCTGCTTCTACTCTGCTCGTGTTGCTTGATCTGCTCCGGTCTTCCTGCTGCTGTACCAAGGTGTCCCTAGCAACGGTGGTCACTGTGAAGCACCGAAGAATGAGTCCTATTTCTGCATATATGTAAGGCCTGTTCGGCATCCCTCCAACTCCACGCTCTCGCTCCGGGAGTTGGTGGAGTTGAAGGTAAAAAGTAGGGAGCGGGGGAACAGGTGCTCTGCAGATCCTAGAATTTCAGGGAGCAGTGAGTTGCCGAACAGCCCCGTATACACCGATCGAGGAGCAGAGCAGGAGGAGACCATACAT
Above is a window of Triticum aestivum cultivar Chinese Spring chromosome 6B, IWGSC CS RefSeq v2.1, whole genome shotgun sequence DNA encoding:
- the LOC123135472 gene encoding disease resistance protein Pik-2 isoform X1 encodes the protein MEATAVSVGKAVLDGALGYAKSKAAEEIALQLGVERDVDFIKDELQMMQSFLMTADEEQSQNKVLTTWVKQVGILAYKVEDSLMDFGLHSEKKPFLGCIPRNPMDRRRIAKEVKELRAKVEDVSNRNLRYRLIKESSGSKPTAAEEQAKIATEAMFGMNQARLTALDRGKSSEVNLQQLITSNDVDLRVIAVWGCSGDLGKTSAIQEVYDDPKVLETFGFCAWIRLMHPFNPQEFLRSLVRQFYENSHDDAGKAEQETSVGANVLAKMEKMDQSDLVRLFNAQLCSNSYLVVITDLSTIEEWHCIKKYFPDNKRQSRIIVSTQQDEIACLCTEKPYQMSKFRQLSYDQIIYLFHKKTSPEQISLIDNTDKAMVAAVEKEKLKVIHASCSAAEPISDSNKVTTSEKHTAVPAGEILEEDQKPNNADGDKICNSTARKKFDRSRTLALADEVLCGRETEKTNVINLVGQPEKNRGCKVVSVWGMGGLGKTTLVRSIYRSQELGVLKRAWATALRPFNPEVLLRDLALQLQNTIQEEPASATAIEARKKMLAGMKLEDLEEQVADVLKIEECLVVLDDVSTTFEWDLVKHCLGNARRIIVTTRKKDIAKHCSIEDKYICHLDGLKDDAALDLFMKKVFKDNFEVNYLAPAMMEQAKLILQKCAGLPLAISTIGGFLATKPKTANEWRKMSDGISIELEMNPELRTIRTVLMRSYYGLPYHLKSAFLYLSIFQEDQRIRWGRLMRRWIAEGYSRDMQGITAAGLCRRYFDELLDRSMILPGEGTDQYSQKISSCLLHDMIREICISKAREENLFLTLEEGCCLSDTQGAIRHLVIGSNWKRDKDVLESKLDLSHVRSLTVFGEWRSFFISDNMRFVRVLDLEDTLGFRNHHLDQIGQLRHLKYLSLRGCWSILCLPNSFRNLRHLETLDVRGTRISELPTIITELRKLQHLHADDYGDRIGVRGEDDIVHKYHKFRGHLFLRPQVLDAGLNRNDIFNLYRFQQEENLYGIILPKGIGKLKTLHALGAVDVSWRNGNAIVKEFRELTELRNLKVGGVSCRNINELWSAIAGYSQLKSLSVQIGGPDKRNALDGCLGEGLLPSNSLESLHLWGKLVNVTKWINTLQNLTKLVLRRSRLEQDDAIQALGFLPNLVVLRLRMDSFDGTQLHVKSSSFPSLIVLELQWLDNLQSALFEKDAMPKLELLQIGQCKNLNGFSGLPALGSLKEIRLGSYDLSETLKVSVQSRVAEHINHVRVNIV
- the LOC123135472 gene encoding disease resistance protein Pik-2 isoform X2; the protein is MEATAVSVGKAVLDGALGYAKSKAAEEIALQLGVERDVDFIKDELQMMQSFLMTADEEQSQNKVLTTWVKQVGILAYKVEDSLMDFGLHSEKKPFLGCIPRNPMDRRRIAKEVKELRAKVEDVSNRNLRYRLIKESSGSKPTAAEEQAKIATEAMFGMNQARLTALDRGKSSEVNLQQLITSNDVDLRVIAVWGCSGDLGKTSAIQEVYDDPKVLETFGFCAWIRLMHPFNPQEFLRSLVRQFYENSHDDAGKAEQETSVGANVLAKMEKMDQSDLVRLFNAQLCSNSYLVVITDLSTIEEWHCIKKYFPDNKRQSRIIVSTQQDEIACLCTEKPYQMSKFRQLSYDQIIYLFHKKTSPEQISLIDNTDKAMVAAVEKEKLKVIHASCSAAEPISDSNKVTTSEKHTAVPAGEILEEDQKPNNADGDKICNSTARKKFDRSRTLALADEVLCGRETEKTNVINLVGQPEKNRGCKVVSVWGMGGLGKTTLVRSIYRSQELGVLKRAWATALRPFNPEVLLRDLALQLQNTIQEEPASATAIEARKKMLAGMKLEDLEEQVADVLKIEECLVVLDDVSTTFEWDLVKHCLGNARRIIVTTRKKDIAKHCSIEDKYICHLDGLKDDAALDLFMKKVFKDNFEVNYLAPAMMEQAKLILQKCAGLPLAISTIGGFLATKPKTANEWRKMSDGISIELEMNPELRTIRTVLMRSYYGLPYHLKSAFLYLSIFQEDQRIRWGRLMRRWIAEGYSRDMQGITAAGLCRRYFDELLDRSMILPGEGTDQYSQKISSCLLHDMIREICISKAREENLFLTLEEGCCLSDTQGAIRHLVIGSNWKRDKDVLESKLDLSHVRSLTVFGEWRSFFISDNMRFVRVLDLEDTLGFRNHHLDQIGQLRHLKYLSLRGCWSILCLPNSFRNLRHLETLDVRGTRISELPTIITELRKLQHLHADDYGDRIGVRGEDDIVHKYHKFRGHLFLRPQVLDAGLNRNDIFNLYRFQQEENLYGIILPKGIGKLKTLHALGAVDVSWRNGNAIVKEFRELTELRNLKVGGVSCRNINELWSAIAGYSQLKSLSVQIGGPDKRNALDGCLGEGLLPSNSLESLHLWGKLVNVTKWINTLQNLTKLVLRRSRLEQDDAIQALGFLPNLVVLRLRMDSFDGTQLHVKSSSFPSLIVLELQWLDNLQSALFEKDAMPKLELLQIGQCKNLNGFGWVVMISVKH